In Janibacter sp. CX7, a single genomic region encodes these proteins:
- the nhaA gene encoding Na+/H+ antiporter NhaA encodes MSQTPRTTSRLAPHELWRGVHATAQSDAVGGALLLGATVVALLLANTPAADLYTAVRDFTVGPHALHLDLTIGEWAADGLLAIFFFVVGLELKEEFVAGKLHNPRQAALPIAAAFGGVVTPALIFAAIALSSDSEGAMRGWAIPTATDIAFAVAVLAVVGRYLPPALRVFLLTLAIVDDLIAITIIAIVYAEGLQLQWLLLALVPLALFALLVQRGVITWWLLAPLAALTWALVHASGIHATVAGVLLGFTVPVVATQRARVQSSTDEDGTPVYDGLTAYLADQWGVFTTLVAVPVFAFFSAGVTVGGLDGFRTAMQDPITLGIIAGLFLGKPIGITATTFLLSRLPAFQLDESLRWPDIIGMGFVAGVGFTVSLLVGELAYGAASVADEHVKIGVLLGSLVSALVGGGFLAVRSRAARARGSAPA; translated from the coding sequence ATGTCCCAGACCCCCCGAACCACGAGCCGTCTGGCTCCCCACGAGCTGTGGCGCGGTGTGCACGCCACGGCGCAGAGCGACGCCGTCGGCGGAGCGCTCCTGCTCGGCGCGACCGTCGTCGCCCTCCTCCTGGCCAACACTCCCGCCGCTGATCTCTACACCGCGGTCCGCGACTTCACCGTCGGCCCGCACGCGCTGCACCTCGACCTGACGATCGGTGAGTGGGCCGCTGACGGTCTGCTCGCGATCTTCTTCTTCGTCGTCGGCCTCGAGCTCAAGGAGGAGTTCGTCGCGGGCAAGCTGCACAACCCGAGGCAGGCCGCCCTGCCCATCGCGGCCGCCTTCGGCGGCGTCGTCACGCCGGCGCTGATCTTCGCCGCCATCGCCCTGTCCTCCGACTCCGAGGGGGCGATGCGCGGCTGGGCGATCCCCACCGCCACCGACATCGCCTTCGCCGTCGCCGTGCTCGCCGTCGTCGGGCGCTACCTGCCGCCGGCGCTGCGGGTCTTCCTGCTGACCCTGGCGATCGTCGACGACCTGATCGCCATCACGATCATCGCCATCGTCTACGCCGAGGGACTGCAGCTGCAGTGGCTGCTCCTCGCGCTCGTGCCGCTCGCCCTCTTCGCGCTGCTGGTCCAGCGCGGGGTCATCACCTGGTGGCTCCTCGCCCCCCTGGCCGCACTCACCTGGGCGCTCGTGCACGCGTCCGGCATCCACGCGACGGTTGCCGGCGTGCTGCTCGGTTTCACCGTCCCCGTCGTCGCCACCCAGCGGGCTCGGGTGCAGAGCTCGACCGACGAGGACGGGACGCCCGTCTACGACGGCCTGACGGCCTACCTCGCCGACCAGTGGGGTGTCTTCACCACGCTGGTCGCGGTCCCGGTCTTCGCCTTCTTCTCGGCAGGGGTCACCGTGGGTGGGCTCGACGGCTTCCGCACCGCGATGCAGGACCCGATCACCCTCGGCATCATCGCCGGGCTCTTCCTCGGCAAGCCGATCGGGATCACCGCCACGACCTTCCTGCTGAGCCGACTTCCGGCCTTCCAGCTCGACGAGTCGCTGCGCTGGCCGGACATCATCGGCATGGGCTTCGTGGCCGGTGTGGGCTTCACCGTCTCGCTGCTCGTCGGCGAGCTCGCCTACGGCGCCGCGAGCGTCGCCGACGAGCACGTCAAGATCGGCGTGCTGCTCGGCTCGCTCGTCTCCGCACTCGTCGGAGGTGGCTTCCTCGCGGTGCGCAGCCGCGCGGCGCGGGCTCGGGGCTCCGCGCCCGCCTGA
- a CDS encoding MFS transporter, whose product MSTHSTAGDPAAEGASGATAFEDLPDRRTIRKAVAASAMGNATEWYDYGAYAVVATYIGTHFFPGEHATLLTMATLAVSFIARPFGGFFWGPLGDRLGRKGVLAMTIIMMSAATFCIGLLPTAETIGVGAPILLIILRLIQGFSTGGEYGGAATFMAEYAPDKRRGLYGSFLEFGTLGGFALGASVVLVLQLVLGEAAMEDWGWRIPFFVAGPLGAIGLYLRSKLDETPVYADLEDAGESEQSATKGLRDLMVEYWKPMLTMAGLVIPLNVVNYTLLTYMPTYLQTKIGLGDNESLIVIIVGELLMMLILPFCGHFSDITGRRPMWWFSLIGLFVFALPMYFLMGTGFVGAVVGFAVLGLLYIPQLSTISATFPAMFPAHVRFAGFAVTYNVFTAAFGGTAGTINEAAVDATGFLEFPAAYMMGACVIGMIAMLFVKETAGASLHGTDIPESEPEDFGSDAIAEEQAAMDACGR is encoded by the coding sequence ATGAGCACGCACAGCACGGCTGGTGATCCGGCTGCCGAAGGCGCATCCGGCGCCACGGCCTTCGAGGACCTGCCGGACCGACGGACGATCCGCAAGGCCGTCGCCGCCTCGGCGATGGGCAATGCCACCGAGTGGTACGACTACGGCGCCTACGCGGTGGTCGCGACCTACATCGGCACACACTTCTTCCCGGGCGAGCACGCCACGCTGCTGACGATGGCCACCCTCGCCGTGTCCTTCATCGCCCGCCCCTTCGGCGGCTTCTTCTGGGGCCCGCTCGGCGACCGCCTCGGTCGCAAGGGCGTCCTCGCGATGACGATCATCATGATGTCGGCCGCGACCTTCTGCATCGGCCTGCTGCCGACCGCGGAGACCATCGGCGTCGGCGCGCCGATCCTGCTGATCATCCTGCGTCTCATCCAGGGCTTCTCGACCGGTGGTGAGTACGGCGGCGCCGCGACCTTCATGGCCGAGTACGCCCCGGACAAGCGCCGCGGCCTCTACGGCAGCTTCCTCGAGTTCGGCACGCTCGGTGGCTTCGCGCTCGGTGCCTCCGTCGTCCTCGTGCTGCAGCTCGTCCTGGGCGAGGCCGCCATGGAGGACTGGGGCTGGCGCATTCCCTTCTTCGTCGCCGGGCCGCTCGGCGCGATCGGCCTCTACCTGCGCTCCAAGCTCGACGAGACGCCCGTCTACGCCGACCTCGAGGACGCCGGAGAGAGCGAGCAGTCGGCCACCAAGGGTCTGCGTGACCTCATGGTCGAGTACTGGAAGCCGATGCTGACCATGGCCGGTCTGGTCATCCCGCTCAACGTCGTCAACTACACCCTGCTGACGTACATGCCGACCTACCTGCAGACCAAGATCGGTCTGGGCGACAACGAGTCGCTCATCGTCATCATCGTCGGCGAGCTGTTGATGATGCTGATCCTGCCCTTCTGCGGCCACTTTTCCGACATCACCGGCCGCCGGCCGATGTGGTGGTTCTCGCTCATCGGCCTCTTCGTCTTCGCGCTGCCGATGTACTTCCTCATGGGCACCGGCTTCGTCGGCGCGGTGGTCGGCTTCGCCGTCCTCGGCCTGCTCTACATCCCGCAGCTGTCGACGATCTCGGCGACCTTCCCCGCGATGTTCCCCGCCCACGTGCGGTTCGCCGGCTTCGCCGTGACGTACAACGTCTTCACGGCGGCCTTCGGTGGCACCGCGGGCACGATCAACGAGGCGGCCGTCGACGCCACCGGCTTCCTCGAGTTCCCCGCGGCCTACATGATGGGCGCCTGCGTCATCGGCATGATCGCGATGCTCTTCGTCAAGGAGACTGCCGGCGCCTCGCTCCACGGCACCGACATCCCCGAGTCCGAGCCGGAGGACTTCGGCTCCGACGCGATCGCCGAGGAGCAGGCAGCGATGGACGCCTGCGGCCGTTGA
- a CDS encoding DUF6328 family protein → MNVHAGDGDRHETPAERADRNWNDLLQEFRVLQTGVQVLGGFLLTLPFQSAFADLDSFQRGLYLALVLLATATTTALVAPIAIHRRVFRWRRKDRVVAAGHAIARVVLGLVSLLVAGIATFVFDVVVGRAAALAVGGAMTLLVLGSLVVLPFVVGGRAPGSGT, encoded by the coding sequence ATGAACGTGCACGCCGGGGACGGTGACCGCCACGAGACTCCCGCGGAACGGGCCGACCGCAACTGGAACGACCTGCTGCAGGAGTTCCGCGTCCTGCAGACCGGGGTGCAGGTGCTCGGGGGTTTTCTTCTGACCCTGCCCTTCCAGTCGGCCTTCGCCGACCTGGACTCCTTCCAGCGCGGCCTCTACCTCGCGCTCGTCCTCCTCGCGACGGCCACGACGACCGCGCTCGTCGCGCCGATAGCCATCCACCGACGGGTCTTCAGATGGCGCCGCAAGGACCGGGTCGTCGCCGCCGGGCACGCGATTGCCCGAGTCGTCCTCGGCCTCGTCTCGCTGCTCGTCGCCGGGATCGCGACCTTCGTCTTCGATGTCGTGGTCGGACGGGCCGCGGCGCTCGCGGTGGGTGGCGCCATGACCCTGCTCGTCCTCGGATCTCTCGTGGTCCTCCCCTTCGTCGTCGGTGGCCGCGCCCCGGGGTCCGGGACCTGA